The following coding sequences lie in one Jonesia denitrificans DSM 20603 genomic window:
- the nirB gene encoding nitrite reductase large subunit NirB, translated as MASTTHIVVLGGGPAAHRFTEAMTQRAPHGVTLTVVTEEPHHPYDRVALTKALLAPDADLTLADHVWDHPTVTLRTGVRAESIDVNHRQVVLSDGSVCQYDELVLATGSNAATLPIPGAEHSLVYRTLDDVWTIHRDITRFRDEGITPRVVTIGGGLLGLEAAAGARTLGAQAHVIDGGRWLMSNQLDEGAGQALGRLIAENDITVHSGVYPQAVTTTTHATGTHHVTGIDMADGSHIPADIVITAIGIRPRDELARHTNHTTAHEVFALGERGGIVVDATCHTTAPHVWAIGEVACVDGRCVGLVAPANAMAEIVADQLAGGTATFDGFDTATKLKLSGVDVASFGDAFATTPGALEVVYADPARGVYQKIVVSGDATTLLGGVFVGDAEPYTVLRPLLGRELPAEPGAYLTAASSADLPDTELPDDAILCSCNNVTAGTIRDAIGGCGTCAGQDPVRELTPLKACTKAGTQCGSCVPMLKKLLEKELTKAGIDVSTAMCEHIAMSRAQLFEAVRLSDTRTWNDVMDRFGTGTGCDICKPAIASILATITHTHPLDGGLGGFQDTNDRALANMQKDGTYSVVPRVPGGEITPEKLAVIAAVARKYNLYTKLTGGLRIDMFGARLDQLPDIWRELVNAGFESGHAYGKSLRNVKTCVGSTWCRYGMLDSVAMGISLELRYRGLRAPHKLKMGVSGCARECAEARGKDVGVIATANGWNLYVGGNGGATPAHAQLLAKEIDDTTLIRYIDRFLMYYIRTADRLQRTARWLEDLDGGIDRVKDVVVNDCLELGEELETAMNDHVAAYEDEWAAVLNDPDRLRRFTSFVNTTTPDPTLTYDTERGQRRPASPIPLGATIPTGAPTTQPEETTP; from the coding sequence ATGGCCAGCACGACACACATCGTTGTTCTTGGAGGTGGACCAGCAGCCCACCGGTTCACCGAAGCAATGACACAGCGCGCACCGCACGGCGTGACGCTCACGGTGGTGACCGAAGAACCGCATCACCCCTATGACCGGGTTGCCCTGACCAAAGCGCTCCTGGCCCCCGACGCCGACCTCACACTCGCTGACCACGTGTGGGACCACCCCACCGTCACGTTACGGACCGGGGTGCGGGCAGAATCAATCGATGTGAACCACCGCCAGGTGGTCCTCTCCGATGGTTCCGTCTGTCAGTATGACGAACTGGTGCTCGCCACCGGATCCAACGCGGCAACCCTCCCCATCCCCGGAGCTGAGCATTCATTGGTGTACCGCACCCTTGACGACGTGTGGACGATCCACCGTGACATCACTCGATTCCGAGATGAGGGCATCACCCCACGAGTCGTGACAATCGGTGGTGGGCTCCTCGGGTTGGAAGCCGCCGCCGGGGCCCGGACACTGGGAGCACAAGCACACGTGATTGATGGTGGTCGCTGGCTCATGTCCAACCAACTCGATGAAGGGGCTGGCCAAGCCTTAGGGCGCCTTATCGCAGAAAATGACATCACCGTGCACTCAGGGGTCTACCCCCAAGCGGTGACCACCACAACACACGCCACTGGTACACACCACGTCACCGGCATCGACATGGCAGACGGATCACACATCCCCGCCGACATCGTCATCACCGCGATCGGGATTCGCCCCCGCGACGAACTCGCCCGCCACACGAACCACACCACAGCACACGAGGTGTTCGCATTAGGTGAACGCGGCGGTATCGTCGTTGACGCCACCTGCCACACCACCGCCCCCCACGTGTGGGCCATCGGTGAAGTCGCCTGCGTCGACGGGCGCTGTGTCGGACTTGTTGCCCCCGCCAACGCCATGGCAGAAATCGTCGCCGACCAACTCGCAGGCGGCACCGCCACCTTCGACGGATTCGACACCGCCACCAAACTCAAACTCTCCGGCGTCGACGTGGCAAGCTTCGGAGACGCTTTCGCCACCACCCCCGGTGCGCTCGAAGTCGTCTACGCTGACCCAGCCCGCGGTGTTTACCAAAAAATTGTTGTCTCCGGGGACGCCACCACCCTCCTCGGGGGAGTCTTCGTCGGTGACGCAGAACCCTACACCGTCCTGCGCCCACTCCTCGGCCGTGAACTGCCCGCCGAACCAGGCGCCTACCTCACCGCAGCCAGCAGCGCAGACCTCCCCGACACCGAACTACCAGACGATGCCATCCTCTGCTCCTGCAACAACGTCACCGCAGGCACAATCCGAGATGCCATCGGCGGATGCGGAACCTGCGCCGGACAGGACCCCGTCCGCGAACTCACCCCCCTCAAAGCCTGCACCAAAGCAGGAACCCAATGCGGTTCCTGCGTCCCCATGCTGAAAAAACTGCTTGAAAAAGAACTCACTAAAGCAGGCATCGACGTGTCCACCGCCATGTGTGAACACATTGCCATGTCCCGCGCCCAACTCTTCGAAGCCGTCCGCCTCAGCGACACCCGCACCTGGAACGACGTCATGGACCGCTTCGGCACCGGCACCGGATGCGACATCTGCAAACCAGCGATCGCGTCCATCCTCGCCACCATCACCCACACTCACCCACTCGACGGCGGACTCGGCGGATTCCAAGACACCAACGACCGGGCCCTAGCAAACATGCAAAAAGACGGCACCTACTCCGTTGTCCCGCGTGTCCCCGGCGGAGAAATCACCCCTGAGAAACTCGCCGTCATCGCCGCCGTCGCCCGCAAATACAACCTCTACACCAAACTCACCGGAGGGCTGCGCATCGACATGTTCGGAGCCCGCCTCGACCAACTCCCCGACATTTGGCGCGAACTCGTCAACGCAGGATTCGAATCAGGGCACGCCTACGGAAAATCCCTGCGCAACGTCAAAACCTGTGTCGGATCCACCTGGTGCCGCTACGGAATGCTCGACTCAGTGGCCATGGGGATCTCCCTCGAACTACGCTACCGAGGGCTACGCGCCCCCCACAAACTCAAAATGGGTGTCTCCGGATGCGCACGCGAATGCGCAGAAGCCCGAGGAAAAGATGTCGGAGTCATCGCCACAGCCAACGGATGGAACCTCTACGTCGGCGGTAACGGTGGAGCCACCCCAGCCCACGCCCAACTCCTCGCCAAAGAAATCGACGACACCACCCTCATCCGCTACATCGACCGCTTCCTCATGTACTACATTCGCACCGCCGACCGACTCCAGCGCACCGCCCGATGGCTCGAAGACCTCGACGGTGGGATCGACCGAGTCAAAGACGTCGTCGTCAACGACTGCCTCGAACTCGGCGAAGAACTCGAAACAGCAATGAACGACCACGTCGCCGCCTACGAAGACGAATGGGCCGCAGTCCTCAACGACCCCGACCGGCTCCGCCGCTTCACCTCCTTCGTCAACACCACCACCCCCGACCCAACACTGACCTACGACACCGAACGAGGCCAACGCAGACCCGCATCGCCCATCCCACTCGGTGCCACCATCCCCACCGGTGCACCCACCACCCAACCAGAGGAGACCACCCCATGA
- a CDS encoding nitrite reductase (NAD(P)H) small subunit, with the protein MSLVLDTPLLSETATVCRVSDLEPGWGVAALLDWGSVALFRTVTGEVFAVDHRCACCGASVVARGIVGDRLVAGVRVPTVACPLHKHVFRLDTGECLTGAPAALPTVTVSVDGDDITIHRPSSV; encoded by the coding sequence ATGTCACTCGTTCTGGATACCCCGTTGTTGTCAGAGACCGCCACCGTGTGCCGGGTGAGCGATCTTGAACCTGGGTGGGGGGTTGCTGCGCTTCTTGACTGGGGTTCCGTGGCGTTGTTCCGCACCGTCACAGGGGAGGTGTTTGCTGTGGATCACCGATGCGCCTGTTGTGGGGCGTCGGTGGTCGCACGTGGGATCGTGGGGGATCGGCTCGTCGCGGGTGTGCGTGTCCCTACTGTTGCGTGCCCGTTGCACAAGCATGTGTTTCGCCTTGACACAGGCGAATGCCTGACCGGTGCACCTGCCGCACTACCCACGGTCACAGTGTCAGTGGACGGCGACGACATCACCATCCACCGCCCATCATCGGTTTAG
- a CDS encoding AI-2E family transporter produces MTDHPHPEQSAVVRQWSDAFGRLATRAVQTIAVLLVVGLTLWAMAYLGVVFIPVVLALIISSAVFPLMRWLRARGMSSLLATWLVLFSAFAVVGGLLTAIVQAVRSQWSDLVSSAQDGFDELLVLLEDLPFEVDPAQLDDAKQSAIDFVTSSQFGSGAVAGLSATGTFFTGFFLTLIITFFFMKDGPAIWEFLLRPLDGQYYDRARRIGDRSVRTMGDYIRGTATVAAVDALGIGLGLAFLQVPLALPLAVIVFLTAFIPLVGATLAGFLAALVALVDGGIWPALAVVGIVIVVNQLEGNFLQPKIMGKTLSLHPLVILIGLTAGTIIGGIVGAVLSVPIAAVAWGILQVWDGPDQPAAFIAKKPREERLDNELEVSH; encoded by the coding sequence GTGACAGACCACCCTCATCCGGAGCAGTCCGCGGTCGTCCGCCAGTGGTCGGATGCGTTTGGGCGTCTTGCGACGCGCGCAGTGCAAACAATCGCTGTGCTGCTCGTGGTGGGGTTGACGCTGTGGGCGATGGCATACCTCGGGGTGGTGTTTATTCCCGTGGTGTTGGCCCTCATCATTTCCTCAGCAGTGTTCCCACTGATGCGGTGGCTACGCGCCCGCGGAATGTCCTCCCTACTTGCCACCTGGCTGGTGCTGTTCAGTGCGTTCGCTGTGGTGGGAGGACTCCTCACAGCTATTGTGCAGGCAGTTCGAAGCCAATGGAGCGACCTGGTCTCCTCCGCCCAAGATGGCTTTGACGAACTGTTAGTGCTCCTGGAAGACCTGCCATTCGAGGTGGACCCTGCCCAGCTAGACGATGCGAAACAATCAGCCATTGATTTTGTCACCTCAAGCCAATTCGGTTCAGGTGCAGTAGCCGGGCTCTCTGCCACCGGCACATTCTTCACCGGGTTTTTCCTCACGCTCATCATCACGTTCTTCTTCATGAAGGACGGTCCCGCAATCTGGGAGTTCCTGCTGCGCCCACTAGACGGGCAGTACTACGATCGCGCACGCCGCATTGGTGACCGCTCCGTGCGAACCATGGGCGACTACATTCGCGGAACCGCAACAGTAGCGGCCGTCGACGCGTTGGGTATCGGCCTTGGGTTGGCTTTCCTTCAAGTTCCGTTGGCGTTGCCGCTCGCAGTCATCGTGTTCCTCACCGCGTTCATCCCCTTGGTAGGAGCAACATTAGCTGGGTTCCTCGCGGCGCTTGTTGCCTTAGTGGATGGCGGAATCTGGCCTGCGCTCGCCGTGGTGGGCATTGTCATTGTTGTGAACCAGCTGGAAGGAAACTTCCTCCAACCCAAGATCATGGGCAAAACACTGAGCTTGCACCCGCTCGTGATCTTGATTGGGTTGACAGCAGGAACGATTATTGGCGGGATCGTCGGGGCTGTGCTGTCCGTCCCGATCGCCGCTGTGGCATGGGGGATCCTGCAAGTGTGGGACGGCCCCGACCAGCCTGCCGCGTTCATCGCAAAGAAACCCCGCGAGGAACGGCTCGACAACGAGTTAGAGGTGTCCCACTAA
- a CDS encoding methyltransferase, with the protein MNALPSTPAPTVTDTVTTLRADLESAEYTVDRIRELVGEVANDALHREQRLPALRAVESVMSPLAVLVRFFVVGLPISADERDLAFPRTSAQALIEMGVAAQESEEGAVTYRALVNVRPVVLTDTGGEVTWWLASDLGETATGRALHPDHVLGAGGASFTLAQVTPRTNVGRVLDIGTGCGVQALAATRHARQVMATDISPRAVAFARFNAALNDSDVEIREGSFFEPVHGETFDLVVSNPPFVITPRTGTDLALYEYRDGGAAGDRVVAQMVTDVPQYLAAGGCAVMLGNWEVTAGSRWDEGPRAWIEQARALHGDLDAWVIQREFLDPAHYAETWLRDGGMTQDRDRELWESAYRAWLDDFASRTVEGVGFGIIVIRRPVQARAAWTRCEEITGDVSQPLGPTIAATLAGVDVLKEMTDHELLEQRLRTAADVTEERYITPGVGEPSVIIIRQGGGLRRAVQADTVLAGFVSACDGELTAGQIMSAICALMDLPVDDTLAATLPTIRGLITDGILTFTA; encoded by the coding sequence ATGAATGCGTTGCCGTCGACCCCCGCACCTACTGTCACTGACACTGTGACGACCTTGCGTGCTGACCTTGAGTCCGCTGAATACACCGTGGATCGTATCCGGGAGCTTGTGGGTGAGGTGGCAAACGATGCACTCCACCGAGAGCAGCGGTTGCCTGCCCTGCGAGCCGTGGAATCTGTCATGTCGCCGCTGGCCGTGTTGGTGCGGTTCTTTGTAGTGGGTTTGCCTATCAGCGCTGATGAGCGTGACCTGGCGTTTCCTCGAACCAGTGCGCAGGCGCTGATCGAGATGGGGGTCGCGGCCCAGGAAAGCGAAGAAGGGGCGGTCACCTATCGTGCGTTGGTGAATGTGCGACCTGTTGTCCTGACCGACACTGGCGGCGAGGTGACCTGGTGGTTGGCCTCCGACCTCGGAGAAACCGCGACCGGTAGGGCTCTTCACCCCGATCACGTGTTGGGTGCTGGAGGTGCGTCATTCACCTTGGCCCAGGTCACCCCGCGCACGAATGTGGGGCGTGTCCTGGATATTGGCACGGGGTGTGGGGTCCAAGCGTTGGCGGCCACCCGTCATGCGAGGCAGGTGATGGCTACCGATATTTCTCCCCGCGCGGTAGCTTTTGCTCGGTTTAATGCGGCCCTCAATGACAGTGATGTGGAGATTCGAGAGGGGTCATTCTTTGAGCCGGTTCACGGCGAGACTTTTGACCTTGTCGTGTCGAACCCGCCGTTTGTGATTACACCCCGCACCGGTACTGACCTGGCACTATATGAGTACCGGGATGGTGGCGCTGCCGGCGATCGGGTGGTCGCGCAGATGGTGACTGACGTTCCTCAATACCTAGCTGCTGGAGGGTGTGCAGTCATGTTGGGGAACTGGGAAGTCACTGCCGGTTCGCGGTGGGATGAAGGGCCACGTGCGTGGATTGAACAGGCTCGAGCACTTCACGGGGACCTTGATGCGTGGGTTATTCAGCGAGAGTTTCTCGACCCAGCACATTACGCAGAGACTTGGCTCCGTGATGGCGGGATGACGCAGGACCGCGACCGTGAGTTGTGGGAGTCGGCCTATCGTGCATGGCTTGATGATTTTGCGTCTCGCACGGTGGAAGGTGTGGGGTTCGGCATCATCGTGATCCGTCGACCCGTGCAGGCACGGGCGGCGTGGACACGTTGTGAAGAGATCACCGGCGACGTGTCTCAACCCCTTGGACCCACCATAGCGGCGACATTAGCGGGTGTTGATGTGCTTAAGGAGATGACCGATCACGAGTTACTTGAGCAACGGCTCCGCACAGCAGCGGATGTCACAGAGGAACGGTACATCACCCCAGGGGTGGGGGAGCCCAGTGTCATCATCATCAGGCAAGGCGGCGGCCTACGGCGAGCAGTCCAGGCAGACACCGTCCTTGCGGGGTTTGTCAGTGCGTGCGACGGCGAACTGACCGCTGGGCAGATCATGTCAGCGATTTGTGCGCTGATGGATTTGCCTGTGGACGACACTCTCGCTGCGACACTCCCAACGATTCGGGGACTCATCACCGATGGGATCCTCACTTTTACGGCATAA
- a CDS encoding endonuclease/exonuclease/phosphatase family protein — MGQEHDTSQRLRVASYNVKGFAADRRALWQVLKNLDADVLALQEPPRSFQGPARLRALAHSLHMECVVPGGYPFGGVTTALLVADRISSSVVAAGARVLPWGLPQWWPQLVDRPSWPSRRGFSWVDVGNVVVVSAHLGLNPAERVRHGRIIMDAVNEWGSERTIVAGDLNEEPGGPVWELCDSLLPDARPRALSASPDVAVTFPSHRARRRIDSIFVPSRAVVWSFEVRAGAAVSAASDHRPVVIEVDVPVE; from the coding sequence ATGGGGCAAGAACACGACACCAGCCAGCGACTCCGGGTAGCGAGCTACAACGTGAAGGGGTTCGCTGCCGACCGTCGGGCGTTGTGGCAGGTACTGAAGAACCTAGATGCTGACGTGCTTGCCCTACAGGAGCCACCTCGGTCGTTCCAAGGACCAGCCCGATTGAGGGCGTTGGCGCATAGCCTCCACATGGAGTGTGTGGTGCCAGGTGGGTACCCTTTCGGCGGAGTGACCACCGCACTACTTGTTGCAGACCGGATCAGTAGTAGCGTGGTTGCGGCCGGTGCCCGCGTCCTGCCCTGGGGGTTGCCTCAGTGGTGGCCGCAACTGGTCGACCGGCCGTCGTGGCCGTCTCGACGCGGGTTCTCCTGGGTTGATGTGGGCAATGTTGTGGTCGTCAGTGCGCACCTGGGATTGAACCCAGCAGAACGTGTGCGACATGGTCGTATCATCATGGACGCGGTCAATGAGTGGGGGAGCGAACGCACAATTGTGGCAGGGGACCTCAATGAGGAACCTGGTGGGCCGGTGTGGGAGCTGTGTGATTCGTTGCTTCCCGATGCGCGACCTCGCGCCTTGTCCGCCTCACCTGATGTGGCGGTCACGTTTCCGTCGCACCGGGCTAGGCGGCGCATCGACAGTATTTTCGTTCCGTCGCGTGCCGTGGTGTGGTCCTTTGAGGTGAGGGCGGGGGCGGCGGTGTCTGCTGCTTCTGACCACAGGCCGGTCGTTATTGAGGTGGACGTGCCGGTGGAGTGA
- a CDS encoding anaerobic ribonucleoside-triphosphate reductase activating protein, which yields MTTDITMPAERLEIAGFEPFSACDWPGKFAAVLFLQGCPWRCTYCHNYSIIDAKKPGVIPWEQVVHTLTQRQGLLDGVVFSGGEPTRQIAVVDAARRVKEMGFAVGFHTGGQYPKRIESLLPLLDWVGLDIKAPSEKYEAVTGRAKNHDNPMRTLRMLLDAGVDVQVRTTLDPLTLTEDDIVTIRDEVTALGVTDYVVQRVRPDGTNPEYAQALTQYRRHTANGVETIVPFG from the coding sequence ATGACAACCGACATCACGATGCCCGCTGAACGGCTCGAAATCGCAGGTTTCGAGCCGTTCTCGGCGTGTGACTGGCCAGGGAAATTTGCTGCGGTCCTCTTTCTCCAAGGGTGCCCGTGGCGGTGCACGTACTGCCACAATTACTCCATCATTGACGCAAAAAAACCGGGGGTCATCCCCTGGGAGCAGGTGGTGCACACGTTGACGCAACGTCAGGGGCTGCTCGATGGGGTGGTTTTCTCTGGCGGTGAACCTACCCGGCAAATTGCCGTTGTTGACGCTGCCCGCCGTGTGAAAGAGATGGGTTTTGCGGTCGGTTTTCACACCGGCGGCCAATACCCGAAACGGATCGAATCGCTGCTGCCACTGCTAGATTGGGTGGGACTCGACATCAAAGCGCCGAGCGAGAAATATGAGGCAGTGACCGGGCGTGCCAAAAACCACGACAACCCGATGCGCACGTTACGCATGCTGCTTGACGCGGGGGTGGATGTCCAGGTACGCACCACACTTGACCCGCTGACCTTAACGGAGGACGACATTGTCACTATCCGTGACGAGGTCACCGCACTTGGGGTCACTGACTATGTGGTGCAACGGGTGCGTCCAGACGGTACAAACCCAGAGTATGCACAAGCACTGACGCAGTACCGTCGACACACAGCAAACGGGGTGGAAACCATCGTGCCGTTTGGGTGA
- a CDS encoding ribonucleoside triphosphate reductase: protein MVADTKRPTRDAPQRDAVTVDVVQSMEEYLDRSDWRVNANANQGYSLGGLILNTAGKITANYWLSHVYSPEIGLAHREGALHIHDLDVFGGYCAGWSLKMLLQQGFNGVPGKVESNPPRHLSSAVSQVVNFLGTMQNEWAGAQAFSSFDTYMAPFVRNDDMTYRQVKQCIQELVYNLNVPSRWGTQTPFTNLTFDWTCPEDLKDEHPIVGEQVMDYTYGDLQEEMDIINRAYMEIMTEGDASGRVFTFPIPTYNITEDFPWESANADLLFEMTAKYGLPYFQNFINSELEPGQIRSMCCRLQLDLRELLKRGNGLFGSAEQTGSIGVVTVNCARLGYQFAGNEDGLISELGRLLALGKDSLEVKRTTVQHYIDNGLFPYTKRYLGNLDNHFSTLGVNGLNEMIRNFSGDEYDITDPRGHEMALRVLDYVRATMVQFQEETGHLYNLEATPAEGTTYRFAKEDIARYPDILHAGTDDNPYYTNSSQLPVGFTADPFEALMRQEELQMKYTGGTVLHLYMQEQISSAQSCKEIVKRALFNFRLPYITITPTFSICPSHGYLQGEHHTCWKCQLENPDAPAVECEVWTRVMGYHRPVSSFNIGKKGEHQERKMFEEGAARASTVVPALV from the coding sequence ATAGTGGCAGACACCAAGCGCCCGACCCGTGACGCCCCCCAGCGCGACGCGGTCACCGTCGACGTTGTCCAGTCGATGGAAGAATATCTGGACCGTAGCGACTGGCGGGTCAACGCCAACGCAAACCAGGGTTACTCCCTTGGCGGTCTCATCCTCAACACTGCAGGAAAAATCACGGCCAACTACTGGCTCTCACATGTCTACTCACCCGAGATCGGTCTCGCGCACCGTGAAGGTGCCCTCCACATCCACGATCTCGACGTGTTCGGTGGCTACTGCGCAGGCTGGTCGCTGAAAATGCTGCTCCAACAAGGGTTCAATGGTGTTCCCGGGAAAGTGGAGTCCAACCCGCCACGTCACCTGTCTTCAGCAGTCAGCCAGGTTGTCAACTTCCTCGGCACCATGCAAAACGAATGGGCTGGTGCGCAAGCATTCTCCAGCTTCGATACATACATGGCCCCATTCGTGCGCAACGACGACATGACCTACCGGCAAGTCAAACAGTGCATCCAAGAACTCGTGTACAACCTCAATGTTCCCTCACGGTGGGGTACCCAAACGCCATTCACTAACTTGACGTTCGACTGGACCTGTCCAGAAGACCTCAAGGATGAGCACCCTATTGTGGGCGAACAGGTCATGGATTACACCTACGGTGATCTCCAAGAAGAAATGGACATCATCAACCGCGCCTACATGGAGATCATGACCGAAGGAGACGCATCGGGTCGTGTGTTCACCTTCCCCATTCCCACATACAACATCACAGAGGACTTCCCGTGGGAATCAGCTAACGCTGACCTCTTGTTTGAAATGACCGCGAAGTACGGACTCCCTTACTTCCAAAACTTCATCAACTCAGAACTGGAACCGGGCCAAATTCGGTCCATGTGCTGCCGCCTACAACTCGATCTCCGTGAACTACTGAAACGCGGGAACGGGTTGTTCGGGTCAGCAGAACAAACTGGCTCCATTGGTGTGGTCACTGTGAACTGTGCCCGCCTGGGTTACCAGTTCGCCGGCAACGAAGACGGTCTCATCAGCGAACTTGGCCGGCTTCTCGCCCTGGGGAAAGACTCACTTGAGGTCAAGCGCACCACCGTCCAGCACTACATTGACAACGGTCTGTTCCCCTACACCAAGCGGTACCTGGGGAACCTTGACAACCATTTCTCCACGCTCGGGGTCAATGGTCTCAACGAGATGATCCGGAACTTTAGCGGTGATGAGTACGACATCACTGACCCACGTGGCCACGAGATGGCTCTCCGGGTTCTTGACTATGTGCGCGCCACCATGGTCCAGTTCCAGGAAGAAACCGGGCACTTGTACAACCTCGAGGCAACGCCAGCAGAGGGCACCACCTACCGGTTCGCCAAAGAAGATATCGCCCGCTACCCCGATATCCTCCATGCTGGGACAGATGACAACCCGTACTACACGAACTCCTCTCAATTACCTGTAGGTTTCACCGCAGACCCGTTTGAAGCGCTCATGCGTCAAGAAGAACTCCAAATGAAGTACACCGGCGGCACTGTCCTCCACCTGTACATGCAGGAACAGATCTCTTCTGCACAATCCTGCAAAGAGATCGTGAAACGGGCGCTGTTCAACTTCCGGTTGCCATACATCACGATCACCCCGACGTTCTCCATTTGCCCAAGCCACGGGTACTTACAAGGCGAACACCACACGTGCTGGAAGTGCCAACTGGAAAACCCAGATGCCCCTGCCGTTGAGTGTGAAGTGTGGACCCGAGTCATGGGATACCACCGCCCTGTGTCCTCGTTCAACATTGGGAAAAAGGGTGAACACCAAGAACGCAAGATGTTCGAAGAAGGCGCTGCCCGCGCATCAACAGTCGTCCCGGCGTTGGTATGA
- a CDS encoding sugar kinase → MSVTLRPASQCEYDAVSLGEVMLRFDPGAGRIRTARSFSVWEGGGEYNVARGLRRVFGYRTAIVTALVDNEVGRLVEDLMLQGGVDTRFVQWVASDGIGRTVRNGLNFTERGFGVRGAVGVSDRGITAMSQMAPHDVDWDELFGERGVRWFHTGGICAALSERSADTVLAAVKAARRHGTVVSYDLNYRPSLWQSIGGQARAQEVNRDIARHVDVMIGNEEDFIASLGCAVDGVDDALSELDPNAYAAMMREVSREFDNFQVIATTLRTVHSASSNDWGALAWSRETGVEMAALRPRMEIFDRVGGGDSFASGLIHGLLQGRQLSEAVEFGAAHGALAMTTPGDTSMVSAAEVEVLARGGSARVVR, encoded by the coding sequence ATGAGTGTGACCCTACGCCCAGCATCACAATGCGAGTATGACGCGGTGTCCTTAGGGGAGGTCATGCTGCGGTTTGACCCTGGGGCAGGCCGCATCCGGACGGCGCGAAGCTTTTCCGTGTGGGAAGGGGGCGGCGAATACAACGTGGCACGTGGATTGCGGCGCGTGTTTGGGTATCGCACCGCGATTGTCACCGCGTTAGTGGATAACGAGGTGGGGCGTTTGGTGGAGGATCTCATGCTGCAAGGCGGTGTGGATACTCGGTTCGTGCAGTGGGTGGCCAGTGACGGCATCGGCCGCACGGTGCGTAACGGTTTGAACTTCACGGAGCGTGGGTTTGGTGTGCGCGGGGCAGTAGGGGTCTCTGACCGGGGCATCACTGCGATGTCTCAGATGGCACCCCATGATGTGGACTGGGACGAGCTTTTTGGTGAGCGTGGGGTGCGCTGGTTCCACACGGGTGGGATTTGCGCTGCGCTGTCGGAGCGCAGCGCAGACACTGTACTGGCGGCAGTCAAGGCGGCTCGGCGCCATGGCACGGTTGTGTCGTATGACTTGAACTACCGCCCTTCGTTGTGGCAGTCCATTGGTGGGCAGGCGCGTGCGCAAGAGGTGAACCGTGATATTGCGCGGCATGTTGATGTGATGATTGGCAATGAAGAGGATTTTATTGCGAGTTTGGGGTGCGCGGTGGACGGGGTTGACGATGCGCTGTCTGAGTTGGATCCGAACGCCTACGCTGCCATGATGCGTGAGGTGTCGAGGGAGTTTGATAATTTCCAGGTGATTGCGACAACGCTCCGTACAGTGCATTCAGCATCAAGCAATGATTGGGGCGCCTTGGCGTGGTCTCGTGAGACGGGCGTGGAGATGGCGGCATTGCGTCCTCGGATGGAAATTTTTGACCGGGTTGGCGGGGGTGACTCGTTTGCTTCGGGGCTGATCCATGGTTTGTTGCAGGGGCGGCAATTGTCGGAGGCGGTGGAGTTCGGTGCGGCGCATGGTGCGTTGGCGATGACGACTCCAGGAGATACGTCTATGGTGAGTGCCGCTGAAGTTGAAGTGCTTGCTCGTGGTGGCAGTGCGCGGGTCGTGCGCTGA
- a CDS encoding bifunctional 4-hydroxy-2-oxoglutarate aldolase/2-dehydro-3-deoxy-phosphogluconate aldolase, whose translation MTSPLDHITDHRIIPVVVIDDAATAATLGDALVDGGLPLAEITFRTSAAPDTISTLADRGDLIVGAGTITSVSDVDAAVQAGASFLVSPGLSQAVVERAAEHNILLIPGAVTATEVQRAVEWGVRTIKFFPAETSGGIAAIRALSAPFPAVSFIPTGGVTAMNLADYLALPSVVAVGGSWMVERSLIATRNVNAMTQRTTDALRIVRAYEKENAA comes from the coding sequence ATGACGAGTCCACTCGACCACATCACCGACCACCGCATCATCCCTGTCGTCGTCATTGACGACGCTGCCACCGCAGCAACGCTCGGTGACGCTCTTGTTGACGGCGGTCTTCCCTTGGCGGAGATCACCTTCCGAACCTCCGCAGCACCTGACACCATCTCAACCCTGGCTGATCGGGGGGATCTCATTGTGGGGGCGGGCACGATTACGTCCGTGTCCGATGTTGATGCTGCCGTCCAAGCAGGCGCATCGTTTCTGGTGTCACCGGGGTTGAGTCAAGCGGTGGTGGAACGAGCCGCAGAACACAACATCCTCCTCATTCCAGGGGCGGTCACCGCCACTGAAGTGCAGCGTGCTGTGGAGTGGGGGGTGAGAACGATCAAGTTCTTTCCCGCCGAGACATCAGGGGGCATCGCCGCGATCCGGGCGTTAAGTGCACCTTTCCCGGCAGTGTCGTTCATTCCCACCGGTGGCGTCACTGCGATGAACCTTGCTGACTATCTTGCGCTGCCCAGTGTTGTCGCTGTTGGAGGGTCGTGGATGGTGGAGCGCTCGCTCATTGCGACCCGCAACGTCAACGCCATGACTCAACGAACAACTGATGCGTTACGCATCGTTCGTGCCTATGAGAAGGAGAACGCAGCATGA